Proteins encoded by one window of Astatotilapia calliptera chromosome 13, fAstCal1.2, whole genome shotgun sequence:
- the tomm20a gene encoding translocase of outer mitochondrial membrane 20 → MLSGRTSALVAGVCGALFIAYCVYFDRKRRSDPRFKEKLRERRRKQKVSSEKTGLTKLPNLKDEEAVQKFFLEEIQLAEELLAQGEFDKGVDHLTNAIAVCGQPQQLLQVLQQTLPAPVFQMLLTRLPSISQRLIGTQSLAEDDVE, encoded by the exons ATGTTAAGCGGCAGGACGAGCGCGCTGGTCGCCGGGGTGTGTGGTGCTCTTTTCATCGCATACTGTGTTTACTTTGACAGGAAGCGGCGGAGTGACCCCCGTTTCAAGGAAAAGTTACGTGAGC GTCGACGAAAGCAAAAGGTTTCCAGTGAGAAGACTGGGCTTACAAAG CTGCCGAACTTGAAGGACGAAGAAGCTGTCCAGAAATTCTTCTTGGAGGAAATCCAGCTGGCAGAGGAGCTCCTAGCACAAG GTGAATTTGACAAAGGTGTAGACCACCTGACCAATGCCATTGCAGTATGTGGTCAACCTCAGCAGCTACTTCAGGTGCTTCAGCAGACGCTGCCTGCTCCAGTCTTCCAAATGTTGCTCACCAGACTACCCAGCATCAGCCAG CGACTCATCGGCACTCAGTCTTTAGCAGAAGATGACGTCGAATGA